One part of the Procambarus clarkii isolate CNS0578487 chromosome 41, FALCON_Pclarkii_2.0, whole genome shotgun sequence genome encodes these proteins:
- the Tcs1 gene encoding threonylcarbamoyl-AMP synthase yields the protein MCCASFLNVAKLMSTRAAEAATNGFPMSNVIRLCEGPALTSQAEKASAALLSGHVISVPTDTLYGIAALAQNNTAVERIYEIKRRSSTKPLAICVSEVKDVYLWGKVTVPHSLLTSLLPGPVTLIFQRTQQLNLALNPGTDLVGIRIPDEEFIRAVVRCCSSPLALTSANISSKVSPLCVEEFRELWSKLHTVFDGGHLGEHLESREGSTIIDLSQPGSYRLIRRGIAYEQTTEILQRYDLTLID from the coding sequence ATgtgttgtgcctcatttcttaacGTGGCAAAACTAATGAGCACTCGAGCAGCAGAGGCTGCAACCAATGGTTTTCCAATGAGCAATGTAATTCGTTTATGTGAAGGACCTGCCTTAACCTCTCAGGCTGAGAAAGCTTCAGCTGCATTGCTCTCTGGCCATGTAATTTCAGTGCCAACTGATACACTTTATGGAATTGCTGCATTAGCTCAAAACAATACAGCTGTTGAAAGAATTTATGAAATTAAAAGGCGCAGTTCAACCAAACCATTAGCAATTTGCGTATCAGAAGTGAAAGATGTTTATTTATGGGGTAAAGTAACTGTACCACATTCATTACTTACTTCTTTACTGCCAGGTCCTGTTACACTGATATTTCAGCGCACACAGCAGCTTAATCTGGCATTAAATCCTGGCACTGATTTAGTTGGAATTCGCATTCCAGATGAGGAATTTATAAGAGCTGTAGTCAGATGCTGTAGTTCTCCATTAGCTTTAACGAGTGCAAACATCAGTTCGAAAGTAAGCCCCTTGTGTGTTGAAGAATTCCGTGAACTTTGGAGTAAGCTTCATACTGTTTTTGATGGTGGTCATCTTGGGGAGCACTTGGAGAGTAGGGAAGGATCGACAATCATTGATCTGTCACAACCAGGGTCATATAGACTTATCCGAAGAGGAATAGCTTATGAACAAACAACTGAGATTCTCCAGCGTTATGACCTTACTTTAATTGATTAA
- the Polr3K gene encoding DNA-directed RNA polymerase III subunit RPC10, which translates to MLYFCPTCANLLIVEEGSLGMRFSCVTCPYVFPIKRCVSYKIYPKLKALDDVLGGSAAWKNVDSTDEPCPKCSHPRAYFMQVQTRSADEPMTLFYKCCSPTCGHRWKE; encoded by the exons ATGCTGTACTTTTGCCCCACTTGTGCAAATCTGTTGATTGTGGAGGAGGGGTCACTG ggtatGCGTTTTTCTTGCGTGACCTGTCCATATGTTTTTCCAATAAAGAGATGCGTGTCATACAAGATTTACCCCAAACTGAAGGCACTTGATGATGTTCTAGGAGGATCAGCTGCTTGGAAGAATGTTGACTCTACAGATGAACCATGTCCTAAGTGTTCTCACCCTAGAGCCTACTTTATGCAAGTGCAGACTAGGTCAGCTGATGAACCTATGACTCTGTTCTACAAGTGCTGTTCACCAACTTGTGGTCATCGCTGGAAGGAATAA
- the Plekhm1 gene encoding run domain Beclin-1-interacting and cysteine-rich domain-containing protein, with the protein MFNQHFKRERREAAISTSLVTKLKEAVQSVLQPGGSYGVQNYSTGSLGPIIGHSDNTNALCNVLEAILIHGLRDSLGERMSTFLGSDPDRMPVPNFWPIILIISHRDLIEQVSGLSFISSEVGRSRAWVRLAINQGQICSYISVLLHDAHTLKDYYRTTAFLRDQERSDIMLRVLQPVSSLTFNLATNAAVLNTWTQTPLVLAGLWAPSVQAVVSDPVLAATDVASTVYDEQSAHVNTNIIGTPISDQMFDMIIGGTPETSFINDYMENHKTMGLEEPEDVPTPCEINSNNIEVFETNDKAKLMAPSEDESKLNDHRNSESILSVESLIDQKNQFENSVSSTLSNRIYMREWSDDSFSHSINEGAPEYDRLFSDFGSVTPFALVPELPRPVVDPLSPSTSTPSVEISNESSLSDIAEKLNYEILPQQLPSQKETIRLLPLLTRLTSEEGLDSQQYQCHKCKSYIGMIYGKPRVCNYDSRYYCYECHEDEAALIPARIVHNWDFSVHPVCTANAHWLSAIHHQPLIDLRTVNPKLYCHVDDLAEMQMLRTQLLYVRAYLFTCRSDVGEQLRKMLWPREHMYEHVHLYSVADLQLVATGQLMPRVRQAVTFGRDHIGQCEVCSPRGFICELCTDNEIIYPFQLGNTYTCGACYGVYHAICAGRQRECPRCVRRAARRQRSQS; encoded by the exons ATGTTCAACCAGCATTTTAAACGTGAACGAAGGGAAGCAGCCATCAGCACTTCCCTGGTTACTAAACTGAAGGAGGCAGTGCAAAGTGTCTTACAGCCTGGGGGTAGTTATGGTGTGCAAAATTATAGTACTGGATCTCTTGGACCAATTATTGGTCATTCAGACAATACAAATGCCCTATGCAATGTGTTGGAAGCAATACTTATTCATGGATTGCGTGATTCCCTGGGTGAACGAATGTCTACATTTCTGGGATCTGATCCGGACCGGATGCCTGTTCCAAATTTTTGGCCCATTATACTGATCATTAGCCATAGAGACTTAATTGAGCAG GTGAGCGGGCTATCGTTCATCAGTAGTGAAGTGGGAAGAAGTCgagcatgggtacgtctggctaTAAATCAAGGTCAAATCTGTAGCTACATCAGCGTGCTTCTTCATGATGCTCATACTCTCAAGGACTATTACAG AACAACAGCCTTTTTGCGTGATCAAGAACGCTCAGACATCATGTTGAGAGTTCTTCAGCCTGTATCTTCATTGACTTTCAATTTGGCAACCAATGCTGCTGTGCTCAACACTTGGACACAGACACCGTTGGTACTAGCTGGACTCTGGGCACCAAGCGTGCAG GCTGTAGTGTCAGACCCTGTTTTGGCAGCAACAGACGTAGCCAGCACAGTTTATGATGAACAGTCTGCACATGTGAATACTAACATTATTGGAACGCCAATAAGTGATCAGATGTTTGATATGATCATTGGAGGAACACCAGAAACAAGTTTTATAAATGATTATATGGAAAATCACAAAACAATGGGattggaagaacctgaagatgttcCCACTCCCTGTGAAATTAATTCTAATAATATAGAGGTGTTCGAAACAAATGATAAGGCTAAGTTAATGGCACCAAGTGAAGACGAATCTAAATTAAATGATCATAGAAATTCAGAAAGCATCTTGAGTGTTGAAAGTTTAATAGATCAGAAAAATCAATTTGAAAATTCTGTTTCTAGTACATTAAGTAACAGAATATATATGAGAGAATGGAGTGATGATTCCTTCTCTCACAGTATAAATGAAGGAGCACCGGAGTATGATAGACTTTTTTCAGACTTTGGTTCAGTTACCCCATTTGCTCTGGTGCCAGAATTACCAAGACCTGTAGTAGATCCTTTGTCACCATCTACTTCAACTCCAAGTGTTGAAATATCGAATGAG TCATCACTCTCTGATATtgctgaaaagctgaactatgaaaTTCTGCCACAACAGCTACCCAGTCAAAAG GAAACCATTCGCCTCTTACCTCTACTGACACGTCTGACGAGTGAGGAAGGTCTGGACTCCCAGCAGTACCAGTGCCACAAGTGTAAATCATATATTGGAATGATTTATGGTAAACCGAG AGTGTGCAATTATGACTCAAGATATTACTGCTATGAGTGCCATGAGGATGAGGCTGCTCTGATCCCTGCTCGCATTGTGCATAATTGGGATTTTAGTGTACATCCCGTGTGCACTGCCAATGCCCACTGGTTATCTGCCATTCACCATCAACCACTTATTGACCTTCGGACAGTCAACCCTAAGCTCTATTGCCATGTGGATGATTTAGCTGAAATGCAG ATGCTGCGAACTCAGTTATTGTATGTCCGGGCATATTTGTTCACTTGTAGATCAGATGTTGGGGAACAATTGCGGAAGATGCTGTGGCCAAGGGAGCATATGTATGAACATGTTCACCTATACTCAGTTGCT GATTTACAACTGGTGGCAACGGGTCAGCTCATGCCCAGAGTAAGACAAGCTGTCACTTTTGGTCGTGATCATATAGGTCAGTGTGAGGTGTGCTCTCCTCGTGGCTTTATCTGCGAACTTTGCACAGATAATGAAATCATCTATCCATTCCAGCTTGGTAATACTTACACA TGTGGTGCTTGCTATGGGGTGTATCATGCCATCTGTGCTGGCAGACAGAGGGAGTGTCCTCGGTGTGTCAGGCGAGCGGCGAGAAGACAGAGAAGTCAAAGCTAA